The Nitrospira sp. genome window below encodes:
- a CDS encoding V-type ATP synthase subunit A codes for MSGTIVKISGPTVVARGMEQTRMFNRVAVGRTGLLGEVIRLLGGEATIQVYEDTTGLMLGEEVTDAAEPLHVELGPGLLGAIFDGVQRPLDLLATQQGDWIGRGVLLPALSRVRPWTFAPTACPGTAVVGGTCVGVVQETSKVEHRILIPPGISGTLCRIQAGTYTIEEPIGWLDGDRPLTLLQRWPVRTPRPVTERLPPIVPFITGQRVFDMLFPIASGGTVIVPGGFGTGKTVVEQTLAKYAQADIIIYVGCGERGNEMTEVLTEFPQLKDPTTGLPLMERTILVINTSNMPVAARETSIYTGITMAEYYRDMGYAVAFMADSTSRWAEATREISARLEEMPGEEGYPTYLATKLAGFYERSGRVRCLGETDRQGSVTIVSAISPPGGDFSEPVTQGSMRIAGGLWALDSDLAHRRHFPAINWKRSFSLYTHSLDPWFQAQVASDWPELRIELAGLLQKEEELQEIVQLVGIDAVQDRERILLEISRLIREEYLRQNVYSDVDAACPLAKQYWMLKAQLSFLDYCQGMLKNGHPIEQLLASPLRSELERMKETPPDSCIQQAQEMIEKMQQELK; via the coding sequence ATGAGCGGAACCATCGTCAAGATCTCCGGCCCCACCGTCGTCGCGCGAGGCATGGAGCAGACCCGCATGTTCAATCGTGTCGCGGTCGGGAGGACCGGATTGCTGGGAGAGGTGATTCGTCTTCTCGGCGGCGAAGCAACGATTCAAGTATACGAAGACACCACCGGGTTGATGTTGGGAGAAGAGGTGACTGATGCCGCAGAACCGCTCCACGTAGAGCTCGGCCCCGGACTCCTCGGTGCCATCTTTGATGGAGTCCAGCGTCCCTTGGACCTACTGGCGACTCAGCAGGGGGACTGGATCGGGCGCGGTGTTCTGTTGCCGGCCCTGTCCAGAGTACGGCCATGGACGTTCGCTCCGACAGCCTGTCCTGGGACTGCGGTCGTCGGTGGAACATGCGTGGGTGTCGTACAAGAGACTTCGAAGGTTGAACATCGTATTCTGATACCGCCCGGAATCTCCGGGACACTTTGCCGAATTCAGGCAGGCACCTATACGATCGAGGAACCGATCGGCTGGCTCGACGGCGACCGACCCCTGACCCTGTTACAACGCTGGCCGGTGCGAACGCCCCGCCCCGTTACCGAACGGCTGCCCCCGATCGTGCCCTTCATCACCGGCCAACGGGTGTTCGATATGCTCTTCCCTATCGCCTCCGGCGGAACCGTGATTGTGCCCGGCGGGTTCGGAACCGGCAAGACTGTGGTGGAGCAGACGCTCGCCAAGTATGCGCAGGCCGACATCATCATTTATGTAGGGTGCGGGGAGCGAGGCAATGAAATGACCGAGGTCTTGACCGAGTTTCCACAGCTGAAAGACCCCACCACAGGCTTGCCGCTCATGGAGCGCACCATCCTTGTCATCAATACCTCGAACATGCCGGTGGCGGCACGGGAGACCTCGATTTACACGGGGATCACGATGGCGGAATATTATCGTGACATGGGCTACGCCGTCGCCTTCATGGCCGACAGCACATCGCGTTGGGCGGAGGCGACCCGAGAGATCTCAGCCCGGTTGGAGGAGATGCCGGGCGAGGAAGGCTACCCCACTTATCTAGCCACCAAACTGGCCGGGTTCTATGAACGGAGCGGTCGAGTCCGCTGCTTGGGAGAGACCGACCGGCAGGGGTCAGTGACGATTGTCTCCGCCATCTCTCCACCCGGAGGAGATTTTTCAGAGCCGGTAACACAAGGCTCGATGCGGATAGCAGGGGGGCTTTGGGCCTTGGACTCGGATCTGGCTCATCGGCGCCATTTTCCCGCGATCAATTGGAAACGGAGTTTTTCCCTCTATACCCATTCACTCGATCCATGGTTTCAGGCGCAGGTGGCCTCGGACTGGCCGGAACTCAGAATCGAGCTGGCCGGACTTCTCCAGAAAGAAGAGGAACTGCAGGAGATCGTCCAGCTCGTGGGGATCGATGCTGTTCAAGACCGGGAGCGCATCCTGTTGGAAATCAGCCGTCTCATTCGAGAAGAGTACCTCCGGCAGAACGTCTATTCGGACGTCGACGCTGCCTGTCCGCTCGCGAAGCAATATTGGATGCTCAAAGCCCAGCTGTCGTTTCTTGATTACTGTCAAGGCATGCTGAAAAACGGGCATCCGATCGAGCAACTCCTCGCCTCGCCGTTGAGAAGCGAGCTTGAACGTATGAAGGAAACGCCTCCGGACAGTTGCATCCAGCAGGCCCAGGAAATGATTGAGAAGATGCAGCAGGAGTTGAAGTAA
- a CDS encoding V-type ATP synthase subunit B: protein MDDLITRDYQTVSGIAGPLLFVERLKKASLGELVEIMLSNGEVRRGQVIELSEQHAVIQVLEETTGLGVTGTRVRLTESAATMDLSPDLLGRRLSGVGAPLDGLPPIIPDARMAIIGQPMNPVSRDKPSHFIQTGISTIDALNTLVRGQKLPIFSGAGLPAKEVVAQIVRHAKVREGTGSDRRSVPVPLRTGTDTTRKGVSPLDTGAGPFTIVFAAMGITFREASFFLGEFDRGGVMEHAVMFLNLADDPTIERLLTPRYALTAAEYLAFTLGRHVLVVLTDMAAYCEALRQIATAREEIPGRRGYPGYMYSDLASIYERAGRIKGKAGSITQLPIVTMPDDDMTHPIPDLTGYITEGQIVLSRELHRKGIFPPIDVLPCLSRLMNLGIGPGKTREDHRSVADQLYAFYAHGRDIRRLAAIVGEDGLSESDRRFLKFAQDFEQDFVSQGSQNREMEETLDIGWTFLRYQPKERLTRVKPEWIEKYYVKA, encoded by the coding sequence ATGGATGACCTGATCACCCGCGACTATCAGACCGTGAGCGGCATTGCCGGACCGCTCCTTTTCGTCGAGAGACTGAAGAAGGCTTCTCTTGGAGAGCTGGTCGAGATCATGCTCTCCAACGGGGAAGTTCGGCGGGGGCAGGTGATCGAGTTGTCCGAACAGCATGCCGTGATTCAGGTCTTGGAGGAAACAACGGGCTTGGGAGTAACCGGGACCCGAGTCCGGCTCACGGAATCGGCCGCCACGATGGATCTCTCGCCGGATCTTCTGGGTCGGCGGTTGAGCGGTGTCGGTGCGCCGCTTGACGGCCTACCGCCGATTATCCCCGACGCTCGCATGGCCATCATCGGGCAGCCCATGAATCCCGTCTCTCGGGACAAACCGTCCCATTTCATTCAGACTGGAATCTCGACGATCGATGCGCTCAACACATTGGTACGGGGGCAAAAGCTGCCGATTTTCTCCGGCGCCGGCTTGCCGGCCAAGGAAGTAGTCGCCCAGATCGTTCGCCACGCAAAGGTGCGGGAAGGGACTGGCTCCGACCGCAGGTCGGTGCCTGTCCCTCTACGGACGGGGACAGACACCACGAGGAAGGGTGTCAGTCCCCTTGATACCGGAGCCGGTCCCTTCACCATTGTGTTCGCTGCCATGGGGATTACGTTCCGTGAAGCTTCGTTCTTCCTCGGTGAGTTCGATCGCGGCGGGGTCATGGAGCATGCCGTGATGTTCCTGAACCTTGCCGATGATCCGACAATCGAACGGCTCCTGACACCGAGATACGCTCTGACGGCGGCCGAGTATCTCGCGTTCACGCTCGGACGACATGTGCTGGTCGTTCTGACCGACATGGCGGCCTATTGTGAAGCGCTGCGCCAAATCGCCACGGCTCGTGAGGAGATCCCCGGGCGACGGGGCTATCCAGGGTATATGTATTCCGACTTGGCTTCCATCTATGAGCGGGCAGGGCGGATCAAGGGCAAGGCCGGTTCGATCACGCAGCTTCCCATCGTCACCATGCCGGATGATGACATGACACACCCGATTCCCGATCTGACCGGATACATTACGGAGGGGCAGATTGTGTTGTCCCGGGAGCTGCATCGCAAAGGCATCTTTCCTCCTATCGATGTGTTGCCCTGTCTGTCACGGCTGATGAACCTCGGGATCGGGCCCGGCAAGACCCGCGAGGACCATCGGTCGGTGGCTGACCAACTCTATGCCTTCTATGCCCATGGACGAGACATCCGGCGGCTCGCCGCCATCGTCGGCGAGGATGGCTTGAGTGAATCCGATAGGCGGTTCTTGAAGTTCGCTCAGGACTTTGAGCAGGACTTCGTGAGCCAAGGATCACAGAACCGTGAGATGGAAGAGACGTTGGACATTGGATGGACATTTTTGCGGTATCAACCCAAGGAGCGGCTGACAAGGGTAAAGCCGGAGTGGATTGAGAAGTATTACGTCAAGGCGTGA
- a CDS encoding V-type ATP synthase subunit F: MASLIVITDPDSALGFRLAGVEATEVSVKEEGAERLLTLLRAKEPGIVIYNDEYRTGLSEKSQVELEESVSPVFYAMPISQARGGGESREHYLARLLRRAIGYQLKLKR; the protein is encoded by the coding sequence ATGGCCAGCCTGATCGTCATCACCGATCCCGACAGCGCGCTGGGTTTTCGATTGGCTGGCGTCGAAGCGACCGAGGTGAGCGTCAAGGAAGAGGGGGCCGAGCGGCTGCTTACGCTCCTTCGAGCGAAGGAACCGGGCATCGTGATCTATAACGACGAGTACCGGACGGGGCTTTCCGAAAAAAGCCAGGTCGAGCTGGAGGAAAGTGTGAGCCCGGTCTTCTATGCAATGCCCATCTCTCAGGCGAGAGGCGGGGGGGAGTCGCGAGAGCACTATCTCGCCCGGCTCCTCCGGCGGGCGATCGGCTATCAGTTGAAACTGAAGCGATGA
- a CDS encoding V-type ATP synthase subunit E, with translation MPYETLIDALLEEGRTKGEAIVRTAQAEAERLINDAQQQCEVLDREAEAAFRRNLSTQRTTILSRAGLSARYVLLQTKREILDAVWYQAGQKAMSLTGHARTAVLKALLDEILSATSSQTPRVFIDSRERPYLEDILKERGISFEEQQGDLRLGMRLEADGEILTNCFAPRLAKAKSELTIELNRLLFTEETVSAQPSTTMSKRE, from the coding sequence ATGCCGTACGAGACGCTCATCGACGCGCTGTTGGAAGAAGGGAGAACCAAGGGTGAGGCGATCGTACGTACGGCCCAGGCTGAGGCCGAGCGGTTGATCAATGATGCGCAACAACAGTGCGAAGTCTTGGACCGTGAGGCCGAAGCAGCCTTCCGCCGAAACCTGTCCACCCAGCGGACGACAATTCTGAGCCGCGCGGGTCTCTCTGCTCGCTATGTCCTGCTCCAGACCAAACGAGAGATCCTGGATGCAGTGTGGTATCAGGCAGGTCAGAAAGCCATGAGTCTCACCGGTCATGCTCGGACGGCGGTCCTCAAGGCACTCCTTGACGAAATACTCTCCGCCACCTCTTCTCAAACACCACGAGTGTTCATTGATAGTCGTGAGCGACCATACCTCGAAGACATCTTGAAAGAGCGGGGAATCTCTTTTGAAGAGCAGCAGGGTGATCTCCGTCTTGGGATGAGGCTCGAAGCTGATGGCGAGATCCTCACCAACTGCTTTGCTCCTCGTCTCGCCAAAGCGAAGTCGGAGCTGACGATTGAGCTGAACCGACTATTGTTCACCGAAGAGACAGTCAGTGCTCAGCCATCAACCACGATGTCAAAACGCGAGTGA
- a CDS encoding V-type ATP synthase subunit D: protein METIGRTRMNLLLLKRRIEVAQRGLALLRSKREALMREFFAVMDRLVESRGQVESVMGQALASLTVALSMEGMTSLRSTGYAARRTLSIELTERNVWGVRFPEVHYGPVIRAFDARGYAVSGVSAHIDETARRFEEVLELILRNVSVELRLKKLGSETKKVTRRINALNEVMIPGLTREIRNIRQTLEEHEREDLFRMKRFKAGD, encoded by the coding sequence ATGGAAACCATCGGACGGACACGCATGAATCTGTTGCTGCTGAAGCGCCGGATCGAGGTCGCTCAGCGTGGGTTGGCGCTGCTCCGCAGCAAGCGTGAGGCGCTGATGCGCGAATTCTTCGCCGTGATGGACCGCCTGGTGGAAAGTCGAGGACAGGTGGAGAGCGTCATGGGTCAAGCGCTCGCCAGCCTCACGGTGGCCCTCAGCATGGAAGGAATGACCTCGCTCCGATCGACCGGGTACGCCGCAAGACGGACGCTGTCCATCGAACTGACCGAACGCAACGTGTGGGGTGTCCGCTTTCCGGAAGTCCACTACGGCCCGGTGATTCGAGCATTCGATGCCAGAGGCTATGCGGTTTCAGGGGTATCCGCGCACATCGACGAAACCGCCCGACGGTTTGAAGAGGTCCTGGAACTGATTCTCCGCAATGTCTCGGTGGAATTGCGGCTGAAGAAGCTCGGTTCTGAGACGAAGAAAGTGACGCGCCGGATCAACGCGTTGAATGAAGTGATGATCCCTGGGTTGACTCGTGAGATCAGGAACATTCGGCAGACCCTCGAAGAGCATGAGCGGGAGGACCTGTTCCGAATGAAACGATTCAAGGCCGGAGATTAA
- a CDS encoding V-type ATPase subunit has protein sequence MADYAYSNARIRAMEGRLLNRGEYESLLGCASFDGLVEVLKSSRYAHPLALALTGYDPTRPAETVVRIDEVLRRNLTQNLTALRRFFSDRSGELINELFLRWDVYSLKTVLRGKQAGAPVEEVLAATLPVGELDDIALGELARAPTMQAMAHLLETWRHPLAHPVRTGLNLLGATDSLEPLEHELNRFTVAHTSRLAADGDDDDRAVRDYLLFLGDKANLLTGLRCLAERTALSPFEAGRHFLKAGGRFTRTHYEAIVNARDTRDGLAWLAGTPYSWLADAFSTFSDGEPISLPLVERKLDLVGLRKAVGLSRPDPLGIGPAILYIEQTTNQVRNIRMILRGKALGMQNDQIEEWLILWPA, from the coding sequence ATGGCCGACTACGCCTACAGCAACGCCAGGATCCGTGCCATGGAGGGCCGCCTTCTCAACCGAGGGGAGTATGAATCCTTGTTGGGCTGTGCGAGTTTCGACGGGCTCGTCGAGGTTCTGAAGAGCTCGCGATATGCTCATCCGTTGGCACTAGCGCTTACGGGATACGATCCCACTCGTCCCGCTGAGACGGTCGTTCGCATCGATGAAGTGCTCCGGCGAAACCTTACGCAGAACCTCACGGCGCTTCGACGCTTCTTCTCCGATCGCTCGGGTGAGCTGATCAACGAGCTGTTCCTGCGATGGGATGTCTACAGTCTGAAAACAGTGCTACGTGGGAAGCAGGCCGGCGCGCCGGTCGAAGAAGTCCTGGCGGCGACGCTTCCGGTCGGGGAACTGGATGACATTGCTCTGGGGGAACTTGCGCGAGCGCCTACCATGCAAGCCATGGCTCATCTGCTGGAAACGTGGCGACATCCACTCGCCCATCCTGTCAGAACCGGGCTGAATCTGCTTGGAGCGACCGACAGCCTGGAACCGCTCGAGCATGAACTCAACCGGTTCACTGTTGCGCACACATCCCGACTAGCGGCGGATGGTGATGACGACGACCGAGCCGTCAGAGACTATCTCTTGTTCCTGGGGGATAAGGCCAATCTTCTGACTGGGCTTCGCTGCCTTGCCGAACGTACCGCTCTTTCGCCCTTTGAGGCAGGTCGTCATTTCCTGAAGGCAGGGGGTCGGTTCACGCGAACCCATTATGAGGCAATCGTGAATGCCCGAGATACGCGGGATGGACTCGCCTGGCTCGCCGGCACCCCTTACAGCTGGCTTGCAGACGCGTTTTCGACGTTTTCGGATGGAGAGCCCATTTCTCTTCCACTCGTCGAGAGGAAATTGGACCTGGTAGGCCTCCGCAAAGCAGTCGGCCTCTCTCGACCGGACCCGTTGGGGATCGGTCCGGCGATCTTGTATATCGAGCAGACGACCAACCAAGTTCGCAACATCAGAATGATTCTCAGGGGCAAGGCTTTGGGAATGCAGAACGATCAAATTGAGGAATGGCTGATCCTATGGCCAGCCTGA